One window of the Perca flavescens isolate YP-PL-M2 chromosome 5, PFLA_1.0, whole genome shotgun sequence genome contains the following:
- the vgll4l gene encoding vestigial like 4 like isoform X1: MKLLSESRRRRQRQETMAVANFQYITRMSSGFKVYILEGQPHLRSEDRHRHIANERARVPTVHPVKRKHSHERGLTLEERRERVLSRSSTKAAQRVAQAPVMFNRPQSPTSTWSPTPSPTSPLPTHVYYAPVMDEPLALIKKPRKDPESTEGKNKSFAPSRIQMRPSVITCVSSSRNPSCRSEVQRSPSSVISERSYDHVVEEHFQRSLGVNYQKARAQQLSISVSVDDHFAKALGDKWLQIQSKSSSCSSTPPSSPSVTHSPTYSHSLNLSHKESASSSSPTSSRWSVN; encoded by the exons ATGAAATTGCTGTCCGAGAGTCGTCGACGCAG ACAAAGACAAGAAACCATGGCTGTGGCTAATTTCCAGTACATTACCCGGATGAGCAGTGGCTTCAAAGTCTACATTTTAGAAG gtCAGCCCCACCTCAGGAGcgaagacagacacagacatattgCAAACGAGCGGGCTCGAGTCCCAACGGTACATCCAGTCAAACGCAAGCATAGCCACGAGCGGGGTCTGACATTGGAGGAAAG GCGAGAGCGGGTACTGAGCAGAAGCAGCACCAAAGCTGCCCAGAGAGTTGCACAAGCACCAGTGATGTTCAACAGGCCGCAGAGCCCCACATCTACCTGGAGTCCAACACCCAGCCCCACCAGCCCCCTGCCCACCCACGTGTACTACGCACCGGTCATGGACGAACCACTTGCCCTCATCAAGAAACCAAGAAAAGACCCTGAAAGCACAGAGGGAAAGAATAAAAGCTTTGCTCCCTCTCGAATCCAG ATGCGTCCCTCTGTGATCACTTGCGTCTCCTCGTCAAGAAACCCGTCCTGCAGATCCGAGGTCCAAAGGAGCCCCTCATCAG TGATTTCCGAACGCAGCTACGACCACGTGGTTGAGGAGCACTTCCAGAGGAGCCTCGGAGTGAACTACCAGAAAGCTCGCGCCCAGCAGCTCTCCATCAGCGTGTCTGTGGATGACCACTTCGCCAAGGCTTTGGGAGACAAGTGGCTGCAGATTCAATCCAAGtcttcctcctgttcctccaCACCTCCCAGCAGTCCGAGCGTCACTCACTCCCCCACCTACAGCCACAGCCTGAACCTGTCCCACAAAGAGTCCGCCAGCAGCTCATCGCCCACTTCCAGCCGCTGGTCCGTCAATTAA
- the vgll4l gene encoding vestigial like 4 like isoform X2: MAVANFQYITRMSSGFKVYILEGQPHLRSEDRHRHIANERARVPTVHPVKRKHSHERGLTLEERRERVLSRSSTKAAQRVAQAPVMFNRPQSPTSTWSPTPSPTSPLPTHVYYAPVMDEPLALIKKPRKDPESTEGKNKSFAPSRIQMRPSVITCVSSSRNPSCRSEVQRSPSSVISERSYDHVVEEHFQRSLGVNYQKARAQQLSISVSVDDHFAKALGDKWLQIQSKSSSCSSTPPSSPSVTHSPTYSHSLNLSHKESASSSSPTSSRWSVN; this comes from the exons ATGGCTGTGGCTAATTTCCAGTACATTACCCGGATGAGCAGTGGCTTCAAAGTCTACATTTTAGAAG gtCAGCCCCACCTCAGGAGcgaagacagacacagacatattgCAAACGAGCGGGCTCGAGTCCCAACGGTACATCCAGTCAAACGCAAGCATAGCCACGAGCGGGGTCTGACATTGGAGGAAAG GCGAGAGCGGGTACTGAGCAGAAGCAGCACCAAAGCTGCCCAGAGAGTTGCACAAGCACCAGTGATGTTCAACAGGCCGCAGAGCCCCACATCTACCTGGAGTCCAACACCCAGCCCCACCAGCCCCCTGCCCACCCACGTGTACTACGCACCGGTCATGGACGAACCACTTGCCCTCATCAAGAAACCAAGAAAAGACCCTGAAAGCACAGAGGGAAAGAATAAAAGCTTTGCTCCCTCTCGAATCCAG ATGCGTCCCTCTGTGATCACTTGCGTCTCCTCGTCAAGAAACCCGTCCTGCAGATCCGAGGTCCAAAGGAGCCCCTCATCAG TGATTTCCGAACGCAGCTACGACCACGTGGTTGAGGAGCACTTCCAGAGGAGCCTCGGAGTGAACTACCAGAAAGCTCGCGCCCAGCAGCTCTCCATCAGCGTGTCTGTGGATGACCACTTCGCCAAGGCTTTGGGAGACAAGTGGCTGCAGATTCAATCCAAGtcttcctcctgttcctccaCACCTCCCAGCAGTCCGAGCGTCACTCACTCCCCCACCTACAGCCACAGCCTGAACCTGTCCCACAAAGAGTCCGCCAGCAGCTCATCGCCCACTTCCAGCCGCTGGTCCGTCAATTAA